In a genomic window of Pontibacter liquoris:
- a CDS encoding TonB-dependent receptor domain-containing protein codes for MKQTLLAALLCCFLSSFAAAQTGTVKGTALDSATTKPLSYVTVLVQEQGKTEALKTTFTQPDGSFELAGLPLAGQYQLLLTYVGFQTKTIKLPAFTADKPLIALGKITLAGTTNKLQEVQVTTEKLLVTQDIDKISYNVEADPESKTMTALDMLRKVPLLTVDAEDNIKLNGSGSYKVLVNGKTSSLFVNSPKDVFKSMPASSIKSVEVITNPPSKYEAEGVGGIINIITHKNENNGYNGSVNLGLGLPKSSYGSGFFTAVQGKFGFSGYGGMGNNNSPSNRSTLYRQDPSGTIMDQEGSGKNSGRHVYFSGELSFELDTLNLFTANFSTNRSNGDNSMQQLVRNISPEGQLLNAYSRQNTGTNYWENQDFGVNLQHTFKRNKEQLLTLSYRYGKNGNGNFSDFIYNQDIGTTDNNGDAVEQTLQADYVHPFGKHNLEVGAKSIFRKNTSDYYYKQYDPEQHLYILNPGLSNNFAYDQDINAAYTAVSLKKDKWGLKVGARLEATSVDADFKSSGTVAKNEYTNLIPNVSLSRMLKGMSTLRLSYTQRIERPSLYYLNPYVSPIDPKNISYGNPNLNAATSNVFNLAYNTFVKGTSVNASVFHNFTNNSIQRVTTFNPADSVASTTYGNIGRNSTTGLSLNGNTTFFKKLNVNLNGGISYVDLHSSLYSNSGFSANVFSYISYKFEKNWRVSTNIGYYSPNVLLQGTSAAYMFNSFSVNKQFLKEEKAGISLSVSNPFQENRRWVNEVASEGFYQKQVSYFQARRFSLSFNYRFGKLKGGIKKNKRGIKNDDLQGGGDQKEGGN; via the coding sequence ATGAAACAAACGCTACTGGCAGCGCTGCTGTGTTGCTTTCTCTCTTCGTTTGCCGCTGCGCAAACGGGCACCGTAAAAGGCACCGCCCTCGATTCTGCCACCACCAAACCCCTGAGCTATGTCACCGTGCTGGTGCAGGAACAAGGCAAAACAGAAGCCCTTAAAACCACCTTTACCCAGCCAGACGGCTCTTTCGAGCTGGCCGGCCTGCCTCTTGCCGGGCAGTACCAGTTGCTGCTGACCTATGTAGGCTTTCAGACGAAAACGATCAAGCTCCCGGCCTTTACAGCTGACAAACCGCTTATCGCGTTAGGCAAGATTACCCTGGCGGGAACCACCAACAAGCTGCAGGAAGTGCAGGTAACCACCGAAAAGCTGCTGGTAACGCAGGACATCGACAAGATCAGCTATAACGTAGAGGCCGACCCGGAAAGCAAGACCATGACAGCTCTGGACATGCTGCGCAAGGTACCGCTGCTGACCGTGGACGCCGAAGACAACATCAAGCTGAACGGCAGCGGCAGCTATAAGGTGCTTGTTAACGGCAAGACCTCCTCGCTGTTCGTCAACAGCCCCAAAGACGTGTTTAAAAGTATGCCGGCCAGCTCCATTAAAAGTGTGGAGGTGATCACCAACCCACCCTCGAAGTATGAGGCGGAGGGCGTAGGCGGCATTATCAACATCATCACCCACAAAAACGAGAACAACGGCTATAACGGCTCTGTCAATTTAGGCCTTGGCCTTCCCAAATCCTCGTATGGCAGCGGGTTCTTTACAGCCGTACAGGGCAAGTTCGGCTTCTCGGGGTATGGCGGCATGGGCAACAATAATTCGCCCAGCAACAGGAGCACCTTGTATCGCCAGGACCCGTCCGGCACGATCATGGACCAGGAGGGCAGCGGCAAAAACAGCGGCCGCCATGTATATTTTTCCGGCGAGCTAAGCTTTGAGCTCGACACGCTCAACCTGTTCACGGCCAACTTCAGTACCAACCGCAGCAACGGCGACAACAGCATGCAGCAGCTCGTCCGCAACATCAGCCCCGAAGGACAGCTGCTGAACGCTTACAGCAGGCAGAACACCGGTACCAACTATTGGGAAAACCAGGACTTTGGCGTGAACCTGCAGCATACTTTTAAACGCAACAAAGAGCAGCTGCTTACCCTCTCCTATAGGTATGGCAAAAACGGCAACGGCAATTTCTCCGATTTTATCTATAATCAGGACATTGGTACCACCGATAATAACGGCGATGCGGTAGAACAGACCCTGCAGGCCGACTACGTGCACCCCTTCGGGAAGCATAACCTGGAAGTGGGCGCCAAATCCATTTTCCGGAAAAACACCAGCGACTATTACTACAAGCAATACGACCCGGAGCAACACCTATACATCCTTAACCCTGGCCTGAGCAACAATTTTGCCTATGATCAGGACATCAACGCTGCCTATACGGCCGTGAGCCTGAAGAAAGACAAATGGGGCCTGAAAGTTGGCGCACGCCTGGAAGCTACCTCCGTGGATGCTGACTTTAAATCGTCGGGCACGGTGGCGAAGAACGAGTACACAAACCTGATCCCGAATGTGTCCCTCTCGCGCATGCTGAAGGGAATGAGTACACTGCGCCTCTCGTACACGCAACGCATCGAGCGGCCCAGTTTATACTACCTCAACCCCTACGTGAGCCCTATTGACCCGAAAAACATCAGCTATGGCAACCCAAACCTGAATGCCGCCACCAGCAACGTGTTTAACCTGGCCTATAACACCTTTGTAAAAGGCACGTCGGTTAATGCCAGCGTGTTCCACAACTTTACCAACAACTCCATTCAGCGCGTTACCACCTTCAACCCTGCCGACTCGGTGGCCAGCACCACGTACGGCAACATTGGCCGCAACAGCACCACCGGTTTATCGCTTAACGGCAACACCACCTTCTTCAAAAAACTAAATGTGAACCTGAACGGCGGCATCAGTTACGTGGACCTGCACAGCTCGCTGTACAGCAACAGCGGTTTCTCGGCAAACGTGTTCAGCTACATCAGCTATAAATTTGAGAAAAACTGGCGCGTGAGCACCAATATCGGTTACTACTCGCCGAATGTGCTGCTGCAGGGCACGTCGGCGGCGTATATGTTCAACAGCTTCTCGGTAAACAAGCAGTTCCTGAAAGAAGAGAAGGCGGGGATCAGCCTGTCGGTGAGCAACCCTTTTCAGGAGAACCGCCGCTGGGTAAACGAGGTGGCTTCCGAGGGCTTTTATCAGAAACAGGTGTCTTATTTCCAGGCCCGGCGCTTTAGCCTGTCGTTTAACTACCGCTTTGGCAAGCTGAAAGGCGGCATCAAGAAAAACAAACGCGGCATTAAAAACGATGACCTGCAGGGCGGTGGCGACCAGAAAGAAGGCGGCAACTAA
- the pncA gene encoding bifunctional nicotinamidase/pyrazinamidase has product MRALLLIDIQNDFLPGGALAVPEGDRIIPLANQMQPHFDLVVATQDWHSQNHKSFASQHPGKNVFEVTTLQGLEQVLWPDHCMQDTAGAELARALEQNRIEAIFRKGTNPEIDSYSGFYDNGRLKSTGLADYLRGKGITQVYLAGLAADYCVYFSAKDALTEGFEVYYIEDAVRAIDAAGFEKAKADLVARGGQLVQSHTLLPK; this is encoded by the coding sequence ATGAGAGCTTTATTATTGATCGATATTCAGAACGACTTTTTACCGGGCGGCGCGCTGGCCGTGCCGGAAGGAGACCGGATTATCCCGCTTGCCAATCAGATGCAGCCACATTTCGATTTGGTGGTGGCTACGCAGGACTGGCATTCCCAAAACCACAAAAGCTTTGCCTCCCAGCACCCGGGCAAAAACGTGTTTGAGGTGACCACCTTGCAGGGCCTGGAGCAGGTGTTGTGGCCAGACCATTGCATGCAGGATACGGCAGGCGCTGAACTCGCCAGGGCATTGGAGCAAAACCGCATCGAAGCCATTTTCCGCAAAGGCACCAACCCGGAGATAGACAGCTACAGCGGTTTTTACGATAACGGCCGCCTGAAAAGCACCGGCCTGGCCGATTACCTGCGGGGCAAAGGTATAACCCAGGTATACTTAGCCGGTTTAGCCGCCGACTACTGTGTTTATTTTTCCGCGAAGGATGCGCTGACGGAAGGGTTTGAAGTATACTATATCGAAGATGCTGTTCGCGCTATTGACGCTGCAGGATTCGAGAAGGCCAAAGCTGATCTGGTAGCGCGCGGCGGGCAGCTTGTGCAGAGCCATACGCTGCTACCTAAGTAG
- a CDS encoding GNAT family N-acetyltransferase produces MSNIKPDIKLSPTEVADLDSLFLFQLDKEGRYLAAFTPKDPTDKAAYLLKYTKLLHDPSVNNQTIIADDVIAGSIAKFVIEGNAEITYWLDRKFWGKGIATKALQEFLTIETARPIFGRVAFDNFGSQKVLEKCGFVKIGTDKGFANARQTEIEEFIYRLDY; encoded by the coding sequence ATGTCTAACATCAAACCTGACATAAAACTTAGCCCAACAGAAGTTGCCGACTTAGATAGTTTATTTCTATTTCAACTTGACAAAGAAGGAAGATATTTAGCAGCGTTCACACCAAAAGACCCGACAGACAAAGCAGCGTATTTGCTTAAATACACAAAATTATTGCATGATCCGAGCGTCAATAACCAGACCATTATAGCGGATGATGTTATTGCAGGAAGTATAGCAAAGTTTGTAATAGAAGGCAATGCGGAAATTACTTATTGGCTAGACAGAAAATTCTGGGGAAAAGGAATTGCCACAAAAGCACTTCAGGAATTCCTTACCATAGAAACTGCCAGACCCATTTTTGGACGCGTTGCATTTGACAATTTTGGCTCGCAAAAGGTTTTAGAAAAATGTGGTTTCGTTAAGATCGGAACTGACAAAGGTTTTGCCAATGCCCGGCAAACAGAGATAGAAGAATTTATTTATAGGCTTGACTACTGA
- a CDS encoding 1,4-dihydroxy-2-naphthoate polyprenyltransferase — MARAWISAFRPRTLPLAFSCIGMGAFMAAANHVFNGTVVSLCVLTTLFLQVLSNLANDYGDSKHGADSAHREGPMRAVQAGHITADQMKGGMAVLTMLSLVSGILLLWVSFGTGGILLFLLFLAIGLAAIWAAINYTAGAKPYGYAGLGDISVFLFFGLVGVLGTYFLQAKAFDSMIILPALICGFFSTAVLNVNNIRDIKSDTLAGKRSLPVRMGAKRARIYHLFLLAGGVLSAVLYVVLHYQNAWQFLFVLVLPLVVINGVNVWRRQTSQELDPYLKQMALTTLLFVLLFGIGQVL, encoded by the coding sequence CTGGCAAGGGCCTGGATTTCGGCTTTTAGACCCCGCACGTTGCCCCTGGCTTTCTCCTGCATTGGGATGGGCGCTTTTATGGCTGCGGCCAATCATGTTTTTAATGGCACGGTAGTAAGCCTTTGCGTGCTCACCACGTTATTTCTGCAGGTGCTTTCTAACCTGGCCAACGATTACGGCGACTCCAAACATGGCGCTGACAGTGCCCACCGCGAAGGCCCGATGCGGGCGGTGCAGGCCGGCCACATTACCGCCGACCAAATGAAGGGTGGTATGGCCGTGCTCACCATGCTCTCGCTGGTGTCGGGTATTTTGCTGCTGTGGGTATCGTTTGGCACGGGCGGCATTTTGCTGTTCCTACTGTTCCTGGCTATCGGGCTGGCGGCTATCTGGGCCGCCATTAACTATACGGCGGGCGCCAAACCTTACGGCTATGCCGGTTTGGGCGATATCTCGGTGTTTCTTTTCTTTGGGCTGGTGGGGGTGCTGGGTACCTATTTTCTGCAGGCCAAGGCGTTTGATAGCATGATTATTCTTCCGGCGCTCATCTGCGGCTTTTTCTCCACGGCGGTGCTCAACGTAAACAACATCCGCGACATTAAATCCGATACACTGGCGGGCAAACGCTCGCTGCCGGTGCGCATGGGAGCAAAGCGCGCGCGTATCTACCACCTTTTCCTGCTTGCCGGAGGCGTGTTAAGCGCCGTGCTGTACGTGGTGCTGCACTACCAGAACGCCTGGCAGTTTTTGTTTGTGCTAGTGCTGCCGCTGGTGGTGATCAATGGCGTAAACGTATGGCGCAGGCAAACCTCCCAGGAACTGGACCCCTACTTAAAGCAAATGGCGCTGACCACACTGCTATTCGTGCTGCTGTTTGGAATAGGACAGGTGTTGTAG
- a CDS encoding glutathione peroxidase has translation MAKKSTILVQMVALAGVLSIFVACHQPAGSNAPKAATMATENTAGTADVQKSDFYDFKMTSLDGQEIDFSQYKGKKVLLVNTASECGFTPQYEDLQKLNETHGKDVVILGFPANNFGGQEPGSNKEIATFCQKNYGVSFQMFEKISVKGEDKAPLYAWLQQNAPNHEEPTWNFCKYLVDENGKVVAFYPSKVKPMGEEILAAIAQK, from the coding sequence ATGGCTAAAAAATCAACAATCCTGGTACAAATGGTGGCACTGGCAGGAGTGCTGAGTATCTTTGTAGCTTGCCACCAACCGGCCGGCAGCAACGCACCTAAAGCGGCAACTATGGCAACAGAAAACACGGCCGGCACAGCCGATGTGCAGAAAAGTGACTTTTACGACTTTAAGATGACCTCGCTGGATGGCCAGGAAATCGACTTTTCGCAGTATAAAGGCAAAAAGGTATTGCTGGTAAATACGGCCTCCGAGTGCGGCTTTACGCCTCAGTACGAAGACCTGCAGAAGCTGAACGAAACACACGGCAAGGATGTGGTGATCCTGGGTTTTCCGGCCAATAACTTTGGTGGTCAGGAGCCTGGCTCCAACAAAGAGATCGCGACCTTCTGCCAGAAGAACTATGGCGTGAGTTTCCAGATGTTTGAGAAGATATCGGTGAAAGGAGAGGACAAAGCGCCTTTATATGCCTGGCTGCAGCAAAACGCCCCTAACCACGAGGAGCCAACCTGGAACTTCTGCAAGTACCTGGTAGACGAGAACGGCAAAGTAGTGGCCTTTTATCCTTCCAAAGTAAAGCCCATGGGCGAGGAGATACTGGCAGCCATTGCCCAAAAATAA
- the argS gene encoding arginine--tRNA ligase: MQLQNTLTQSISQALQALFQISVDGTQIALQPTRKEFAGSFTFVTFPFTKQVGKGPEQIGQALGEYLKEHAPEVKDFNVVKGFLNLEVKEAEWLRLFRHIMQQPDYGQAEASGRNVMVEYSSPNTNKPLHLGHLRNNFLGYSVAEIMKANGHNVMKANLVNDRGIHICKSMLAYEKMGNGETPESSGLKGDHLVGKYYVLFDKAYKEQVEELVAQGTDKEEAKKKAPLMLEAQDMLRKWEEGDTQVVSLWKQMNSWVYAGFDETYRTIGVDFDKYYYESGTYMLGKELVEEGLQKEVFFRKENGSVWVDLTDEGLDEKLLLRADGTSVYITQDLGTAQLKYNDFPYDQSVYVVADEQNYHFQVLKGVLKKLGKPYAEGIYHLSYGMVDLPSGKMKSREGTVVDADELVQEMIDTARQQTEELGKIEGFTPEQAQALYHTLAMGALKYFLLKVDPKKRMLFNPQESIDFRGNTGPFVQYTHARISAILRKATEMGLTVDVNAFGSFENLHETEQEVIAQLAAYPAVIEEAGKLYAPSIIANYAYELAKAYNRFYQEVSIFNETDEQARHFRIALSAMVARFIRHSMRLLGIEVPERM; the protein is encoded by the coding sequence ATGCAACTTCAAAACACCCTTACCCAAAGCATCAGCCAGGCGCTGCAGGCTTTGTTCCAGATTTCTGTTGATGGTACCCAAATTGCCCTGCAACCCACCCGAAAAGAATTTGCCGGCTCGTTTACCTTCGTTACGTTCCCTTTTACCAAGCAAGTGGGCAAAGGTCCCGAACAGATCGGCCAGGCCCTGGGCGAATACCTGAAGGAGCACGCCCCGGAAGTAAAAGACTTTAACGTAGTGAAAGGCTTCCTGAACCTGGAAGTGAAGGAGGCCGAGTGGCTGCGCCTTTTCCGGCACATCATGCAGCAGCCCGATTATGGCCAAGCCGAAGCCAGCGGCCGCAACGTGATGGTGGAATATTCGTCGCCAAACACCAACAAACCGCTGCACCTGGGCCACCTGCGCAATAACTTTTTGGGCTACTCGGTGGCGGAGATCATGAAAGCCAATGGCCATAACGTGATGAAGGCTAACCTGGTGAACGACCGCGGTATTCATATCTGCAAGTCGATGCTGGCTTACGAGAAGATGGGCAATGGCGAAACCCCGGAAAGCAGTGGCCTGAAAGGCGACCACCTGGTGGGCAAGTACTATGTGCTGTTCGACAAGGCATACAAAGAGCAGGTAGAAGAGCTGGTTGCTCAGGGCACAGACAAGGAGGAAGCCAAGAAAAAAGCCCCGCTGATGCTGGAAGCCCAGGACATGCTCCGCAAGTGGGAGGAAGGCGACACGCAAGTGGTGAGCCTTTGGAAGCAGATGAACAGCTGGGTGTACGCCGGCTTCGACGAAACCTATCGCACCATTGGGGTAGACTTTGATAAATATTACTACGAATCCGGCACTTACATGCTGGGCAAGGAACTGGTGGAAGAAGGCCTGCAGAAAGAAGTGTTTTTCCGGAAAGAGAACGGTTCGGTGTGGGTAGACCTGACCGACGAAGGCCTGGATGAGAAGCTGCTGCTGCGCGCCGACGGTACCTCGGTATACATTACGCAGGACCTGGGCACGGCCCAACTCAAGTATAACGACTTCCCGTACGACCAGTCGGTGTATGTGGTGGCCGACGAGCAGAATTACCACTTCCAGGTGCTGAAGGGCGTGCTCAAAAAGCTGGGCAAGCCTTACGCCGAAGGCATTTATCACCTCTCGTACGGCATGGTGGATCTGCCATCGGGCAAGATGAAATCGCGGGAAGGCACCGTGGTGGATGCCGACGAACTGGTACAGGAAATGATCGACACGGCGCGCCAGCAGACCGAGGAACTGGGCAAAATAGAAGGCTTTACCCCGGAGCAGGCCCAGGCGCTGTATCATACCCTGGCCATGGGCGCTCTGAAGTACTTCCTGCTGAAAGTAGACCCTAAAAAGCGCATGCTCTTTAACCCGCAGGAGTCGATCGATTTCCGCGGCAACACCGGGCCGTTTGTGCAGTACACGCATGCCCGTATCTCAGCCATCCTGCGCAAAGCCACCGAAATGGGCTTAACGGTGGATGTGAACGCGTTTGGTAGCTTTGAGAACCTGCACGAAACCGAGCAGGAGGTGATCGCGCAGCTGGCGGCCTATCCGGCCGTGATAGAAGAAGCCGGCAAGTTGTATGCTCCCTCCATTATCGCCAACTATGCCTACGAGCTGGCTAAAGCCTATAACCGGTTTTACCAAGAAGTATCGATCTTTAACGAGACAGACGAGCAGGCGCGGCATTTCCGCATTGCCCTGTCGGCTATGGTGGCACGCTTTATACGCCACAGCATGCGCCTGCTGGGCATCGAGGTGCCGGAGCGCATGTAA
- the rocF gene encoding arginase, with product MKKVKLIEVRSELGAGTRGASMGIDALRVACWDKGCDYFKRFNAISVPDLNYTLFEKDVFPNAHRIDSILTVQKNISSTVAQTIDLGMFPLVLSGDHSNAHGTIAGIKSAYPDKTLGVIWIDAHADIHSPYTSPSGNVHGMPLAMALNIDNLDRQINDPEPETVFFWNSLKKVGFDGPKLKPEHLVYMVVRDTEEPEDYLIQTLGIKNFTYAELLTKGVEQVAQEALERLKACDIIYVSFDVDSLDSKFSKGTGTPVEIGMTVEEAKDLCFHLLQDERVVCYEMTEINPTLDTENTMAENAFDILEAATEAILHREAKSKIIH from the coding sequence ATGAAAAAAGTAAAGCTGATAGAAGTCAGGTCGGAGTTGGGTGCCGGAACACGCGGAGCAAGCATGGGGATAGACGCGCTACGGGTTGCTTGCTGGGACAAAGGATGCGATTATTTCAAGCGCTTCAACGCTATCAGTGTACCGGACCTTAACTATACATTATTTGAGAAAGATGTGTTCCCTAATGCCCATCGGATCGATAGTATTTTAACGGTTCAGAAAAATATCAGCAGTACCGTGGCGCAAACCATCGATTTGGGCATGTTTCCGCTGGTGCTTTCCGGCGACCACTCTAACGCGCATGGCACCATTGCCGGCATTAAAAGCGCTTATCCCGACAAAACGCTGGGCGTGATCTGGATCGATGCCCATGCCGATATCCACTCGCCTTATACGTCGCCCTCGGGCAATGTGCACGGTATGCCGCTGGCTATGGCGCTGAACATCGACAACCTGGACCGGCAGATAAACGACCCGGAACCGGAAACGGTCTTTTTCTGGAACTCACTCAAAAAAGTGGGCTTCGACGGGCCCAAGCTCAAACCCGAGCACCTGGTATACATGGTGGTGCGCGACACCGAGGAGCCGGAAGATTACCTGATCCAGACGCTGGGCATCAAAAATTTTACCTATGCCGAGCTGCTCACCAAAGGCGTGGAGCAGGTAGCCCAGGAGGCGCTGGAGCGCTTGAAAGCATGCGATATTATTTACGTGTCGTTTGATGTGGACAGCCTGGATTCTAAATTTTCGAAGGGAACAGGCACACCGGTAGAGATCGGCATGACAGTAGAAGAAGCAAAAGACCTTTGTTTCCACCTGCTGCAGGATGAGCGCGTGGTATGTTACGAGATGACCGAGATCAACCCAACCTTAGATACTGAAAACACGATGGCCGAAAATGCCTTTGACATACTAGAGGCAGCCACCGAAGCAATTTTACACCGAGAAGCTAAAAGCAAGATCATACATTAA
- a CDS encoding arginine decarboxylase has product MDKYTDLIHQTFDFPTEEFTVVNNELQFNGIPLMDIIKEYGTPLKLTYLPKISSQIQRAKQLFKEGMAKVDYKGTYTYCYCTKSSQFSFVLEEALKNDIHIETSSSYDIPIIRALHKKGKLSKDTYIICNGFKRDLYRQWISELINDGFKNCMPILDHLGEIDYYKEHVKEKTKVGIRVASDEEPKFEFYTSRLGVRYGDVIELYEKQIKDDPKFELKMLHYFINSGIKDTSYYWSELSRFVHKYAELKKVCPELDTIDIGGGFPIKTSIQADYDYKYMSEEILRTIKRICNEEGVPEPNIFTEFGIFTVGESGATIYSILDDKLQNDKELWYMIDGSFITNLPDAWALNQRWPLLSVNHWDKEYRKVQLGGMTCDSQDYYNSEMHSFQVFLPKYPKDEPLYIGFFHTGAYQEALSGYGGIKHCLIPSPKHILVDREDDGTLKTWQFAPEQSSESMMRILGYDTQPSEA; this is encoded by the coding sequence ATGGATAAATACACGGATCTCATCCACCAAACATTCGATTTCCCTACAGAAGAGTTTACCGTAGTAAATAACGAATTGCAGTTTAACGGCATTCCCCTGATGGACATCATCAAGGAATATGGTACTCCTCTTAAACTAACATATTTACCTAAAATCAGTTCGCAAATACAGCGGGCCAAGCAACTTTTTAAAGAGGGCATGGCGAAAGTAGATTATAAAGGTACTTATACCTACTGCTACTGCACCAAATCCAGCCAGTTTTCTTTTGTGCTCGAAGAGGCACTTAAAAATGATATCCACATCGAAACCTCTTCTTCTTACGACATTCCCATTATCCGGGCGCTGCACAAGAAGGGCAAGCTTTCAAAAGACACCTACATTATCTGCAACGGCTTTAAGCGCGACCTCTACCGCCAGTGGATCTCCGAGCTGATCAACGACGGCTTTAAGAACTGCATGCCTATCCTGGACCACCTGGGCGAGATAGACTACTACAAAGAGCACGTAAAAGAAAAGACAAAGGTTGGCATCCGCGTGGCCTCCGACGAGGAGCCTAAGTTCGAGTTTTATACTTCGCGCCTGGGCGTGCGCTACGGCGATGTGATCGAGCTGTACGAAAAGCAGATAAAAGATGACCCGAAGTTTGAGCTCAAGATGCTCCATTACTTTATCAACTCGGGCATTAAGGATACCTCCTACTACTGGTCGGAGCTGAGCCGCTTTGTGCACAAGTATGCCGAGCTCAAAAAGGTATGCCCCGAACTGGACACCATCGACATTGGCGGCGGCTTCCCAATCAAAACCTCTATCCAGGCCGACTACGATTACAAGTATATGTCGGAAGAGATCCTGCGTACCATCAAGCGCATCTGCAACGAGGAAGGCGTGCCCGAGCCTAACATCTTTACTGAGTTCGGCATTTTTACCGTGGGCGAAAGCGGGGCCACCATCTACTCCATCCTGGATGATAAGCTGCAGAACGATAAAGAGCTGTGGTACATGATCGATGGTTCATTTATCACCAACCTGCCCGATGCCTGGGCCCTGAACCAGCGCTGGCCTTTGCTGAGCGTGAATCATTGGGACAAGGAATATCGTAAAGTACAGCTAGGCGGTATGACCTGCGACAGCCAGGACTATTACAACTCGGAGATGCATTCATTCCAGGTATTTTTACCAAAGTATCCTAAAGATGAACCCCTCTACATTGGCTTCTTCCACACCGGCGCCTACCAGGAAGCGCTGAGCGGCTATGGCGGCATTAAGCACTGCCTGATCCCTTCTCCGAAACACATTCTGGTGGACCGGGAGGACGACGGCACGCTGAAAACATGGCAGTTTGCGCCGGAGCAATCCAGCGAATCGATGATGCGGATACTGGGGTATGACACGCAGCCAAGCGAGGCCTAA
- a CDS encoding alpha/beta hydrolase, producing the protein MKKVLLLALALFTVVTTFAQDKAFTVKVVGKGKPILLIPGYSCSGEVWNETVEHLKNKYECHVLTLAGFAGAPAIDAPILQTVKQDIIGYVKQNKLKKPMLLGHSLGAFMSLWVSSEAPDLFGKVVCVDGVPFISAMRDPSVTAEAIKKQPYMNPEQVVKNFEAMPSEGLVDRTAQAMKAQVEDSLRARQIAMWQFNSDRKTLGLTLVEMSTTDLREQIAKIKQPVLVLGSIYNNKENSQRILGEQYSKVPQKIIHVADSKHFIMYDQPQWFYAELDAFLK; encoded by the coding sequence ATGAAAAAGGTATTACTTTTAGCACTTGCATTATTCACAGTAGTCACAACCTTTGCGCAGGACAAGGCCTTCACAGTAAAGGTTGTTGGCAAAGGGAAACCAATACTGCTTATTCCAGGCTATAGTTGCAGCGGTGAGGTATGGAATGAGACTGTGGAACACCTGAAGAACAAGTATGAGTGCCATGTGCTTACGCTGGCTGGCTTCGCCGGCGCCCCCGCTATTGACGCCCCTATTCTGCAAACTGTAAAGCAGGATATTATTGGTTATGTGAAGCAGAACAAACTAAAAAAGCCTATGTTGCTGGGCCATAGCCTGGGGGCATTTATGAGCCTCTGGGTTAGCAGCGAAGCACCCGACCTTTTCGGCAAGGTGGTTTGTGTGGATGGTGTACCCTTTATATCAGCAATGCGCGACCCTAGCGTAACAGCGGAGGCTATAAAAAAGCAACCGTACATGAACCCGGAACAGGTTGTAAAGAACTTTGAGGCTATGCCATCCGAGGGATTAGTAGACCGAACAGCCCAGGCCATGAAGGCCCAGGTGGAAGACAGCCTCAGGGCTCGCCAGATAGCGATGTGGCAGTTTAACAGCGACCGCAAAACACTGGGCCTTACCCTGGTTGAAATGTCTACGACAGACCTGCGGGAGCAGATAGCAAAGATAAAACAGCCGGTACTGGTTTTAGGCAGTATCTACAACAACAAAGAGAACAGCCAGCGGATTCTGGGTGAACAGTACAGCAAGGTGCCCCAAAAGATCATCCATGTTGCCGACAGCAAACACTTTATCATGTACGACCAGCCACAATGGTTCTATGCTGAGCTGGATGCTTTTCTAAAATAA
- a CDS encoding RNA polymerase sigma factor, producing MTQQETFTRLYKQYAPGIRKLCMGYTGSAAQAEDLVQESFMAVWNNMPKYRGEASWGTWIYRIAVNTCLLYLRKERSKPKKIADDVLQYMAQEEHNPDNEVQQLYKCISRLPETDRLIISMVLEELPYEDIASIAGITENNLRVKIHRIKKSLTEMFNSYARV from the coding sequence ATGACGCAGCAAGAAACATTTACCCGCCTCTACAAACAGTATGCGCCAGGTATACGAAAACTGTGCATGGGCTATACCGGCTCGGCAGCGCAGGCGGAGGACCTGGTACAGGAGTCTTTTATGGCTGTATGGAACAACATGCCCAAATACAGAGGCGAAGCAAGTTGGGGAACCTGGATCTACCGAATCGCGGTGAACACCTGCCTGCTATATCTACGCAAAGAGCGATCAAAACCGAAGAAAATAGCGGATGATGTACTTCAATATATGGCCCAGGAAGAGCACAACCCGGACAATGAAGTGCAGCAGCTTTACAAATGCATCAGCAGGCTACCCGAAACCGACCGACTGATCATATCGATGGTGCTCGAAGAGCTTCCTTACGAAGACATTGCCTCTATTGCCGGTATCACCGAGAACAATCTACGGGTAAAGATTCACCGGATAAAAAAATCACTAACTGAAATGTTCAATAGTTATGCAAGAGTTTGA